Below is a window of Candidatus Schekmanbacteria bacterium DNA.
CGCTTCATACCCATTATTGAACCGTTTAAATATATGTTTTCTCTTCCGGTGAATTCTGGATGGAACCCAGCACCCAATTCCAACAATGCTCCTATTTTTCCTTTAATTATAACTTCTCCTGAGGATGCTTCAGTTATGCCTGCCAGGATTTTTAAAATTGTGCTTTTACCTGCTCCGTTAGGTCCTATTATTCCAAGGGCTTTCCCGCTTTTGACATTGAAGCTTACATTATTTAAGGCTTTGAACGATTTTTCCACATTTGAAGGATCTTTTTTCTTTTTTAAGAAAGAAGATAATGTCTCTTTTAAAGACCTGCTATATTTGCGATAGATTTTTGATACATCTTTAAATTCAATAAGGGTTTCCATAATTGGTTCTTTTAAATAATATCAGCAAATTTCATTTCAACTTTCTTAAAGAAAAAGTATGAAAGCAAAAAAATAAACAAAGAAAGAATGCCCGCCCATATGAGAGGTTTTAATGATGGCATTGAGCCATAGAGAAGACAAGACCTGTATCCTTCTATTATCCCCGCTGCCGGATTGAGCATATATAAATGTTTATACTGAGAAGGAACGATTGCAACAGGATAAACAACTGGCGAGAGAAACATCCAAATCTGCAAAAATATGGGGATGAGATAGTTAATATCTCTTTTGAATACATTCAACGCAGAGAAGAACAATGAAAGCCCTGAAATCAGAAGAAGCTGAATAATCAGGATAATGGGAAAAAGAAAAATATAAGGCGATAGAGTGATTCCGTAAAAGAGTGTCATCAAGAAGCAGAGGAACATAGCAATGATAAAATCAAGAAAAGCTGCTGATATTGAAGAAAATGGGAGAATTTCCCTTGGAAAATAAATTTTAGTAACGAGATTGACATTTTGAATTATACTTGAAACGGCTTTTGTAATTGAGCTTGAAAAGAATGCCCATACTGAAAGTCCGCAGAATGCGAAAAGAGGGTAGGGTATTTTTTTTGATGGGATTTTTGCAAAAATAGAGAAAACAATCGTAAAGACTATCATCATCACAAAAGGCTGAAAAATCGCCCATCCTGCCCCTATGATGGTCTGTTTGTAGCGCCCCTTGATATCTTTCATCGCAAGGTTATAAAGCAATTCACGATAAACGAACAAATTGATTAATTTTTTAAACATTGCAGGGTTATTATATCATACAAGAGAGGAGTTGGTAAAAACTTCAAAGGGGATATCTGTTGAAATTCAAACAAGCCCTTTTTCCTGAAGCTCTTTTGCAGCTTCTTCAAACTTATCCTCAAAATAAGCCGTTTCAGCCCATTCTATCAGTTCTTTCATTCCCTCTTCGAAGGAAACAGAGGGGGTATAAAGGCGCTTTTTGATTTCTGTGCTGTCGCTGTAACAGTGGCGCACATCTCCTTTTCTAAATTTGTTCA
It encodes the following:
- a CDS encoding ABC transporter ATP-binding protein; translation: METLIEFKDVSKIYRKYSRSLKETLSSFLKKKKDPSNVEKSFKALNNVSFNVKSGKALGIIGPNGAGKSTILKILAGITEASSGEVIIKGKIGALLELGAGFHPEFTGRENIYLNGSIMGMKR
- a CDS encoding ABC transporter permease — protein: MFKKLINLFVYRELLYNLAMKDIKGRYKQTIIGAGWAIFQPFVMMIVFTIVFSIFAKIPSKKIPYPLFAFCGLSVWAFFSSSITKAVSSIIQNVNLVTKIYFPREILPFSSISAAFLDFIIAMFLCFLMTLFYGITLSPYIFLFPIILIIQLLLISGLSLFFSALNVFKRDINYLIPIFLQIWMFLSPVVYPVAIVPSQYKHLYMLNPAAGIIEGYRSCLLYGSMPSLKPLIWAGILSLFIFLLSYFFFKKVEMKFADII